The following proteins are co-located in the Rhodanobacteraceae bacterium genome:
- a CDS encoding rhodanese-like domain-containing protein, with the protein MFGLFKSQPAHRDIGPVAAQELIAAGAPAVDVREPAEFAAGAIQGSINVPLGAVQMQGIAALRNAGIDVDATHLVLICRSGNRSGVACGVLRDALGERAHNLAGGVIAWAQQGMPLTPGGV; encoded by the coding sequence ATGTTCGGCCTGTTCAAGTCTCAACCCGCACACCGCGACATCGGCCCGGTTGCGGCCCAGGAACTGATCGCCGCCGGTGCGCCGGCGGTCGACGTGCGCGAACCGGCGGAATTCGCCGCCGGCGCGATCCAGGGATCGATCAACGTGCCGCTCGGCGCAGTGCAGATGCAGGGCATCGCGGCGCTGCGCAACGCCGGCATCGATGTCGACGCCACCCATCTGGTGCTGATCTGCCGCAGCGGCAATCGAAGCGGGGTGGCCTGCGGAGTCCTGCGCGACGCCCTCGGCGAGCGCGCGCACAACCTCGCCGGCGGGGTCATCGCCTGGGCCCAGCAGGGCATGCCGCTGACGCCGGGCGGCGTTTGA
- a CDS encoding glutathione S-transferase family protein, giving the protein MLLYAAKGCGSALVEIALDWAGVRYETEWMTFEQVGARSHEGLLAANPLHQVPTLLLDDGTVLTESAAIVLWLDEQYPQAGLLPARGSVERVHALRWMLYLNTTLYPTFSYGDFPQRYLADESAQRALVSATKSRRREYWRQLDEAALAPWFCGPRPTMVDAYIAVMSTWDPKRPWFTQNAPRLYAIAQRADELPQIAPAMARNQD; this is encoded by the coding sequence ATGTTGCTCTACGCCGCCAAAGGTTGTGGCTCCGCGCTGGTCGAGATTGCACTCGATTGGGCCGGGGTGCGCTACGAGACCGAGTGGATGACCTTCGAGCAGGTCGGCGCGCGCTCGCACGAGGGGCTGCTGGCGGCGAACCCGCTGCACCAGGTGCCGACGCTGCTACTGGACGATGGCACGGTGCTGACCGAGAGCGCAGCCATCGTGCTGTGGCTGGACGAGCAGTACCCGCAGGCCGGCCTGCTGCCGGCGCGTGGCAGCGTCGAACGGGTGCATGCCCTGCGTTGGATGCTGTACCTCAACACCACGCTGTATCCGACCTTCAGCTACGGCGATTTCCCGCAGCGCTACCTCGCTGACGAGTCTGCGCAGCGCGCGCTGGTGTCCGCCACCAAATCGCGGCGGCGCGAATACTGGCGGCAACTGGACGAGGCTGCGCTCGCGCCATGGTTTTGCGGGCCACGCCCTACGATGGTCGATGCCTACATCGCGGTGATGAGCACCTGGGACCCCAAGCGCCCATGGTTCACCCAGAATGCGCCGCGCCTGTACGCCATCGCACAACGGGCCGATGAGTTGCCGCAGATTGCGCCGGCGATGGCGCGCAACCAGGACTGA
- a CDS encoding sulfite exporter TauE/SafE family protein: MYLALIGALAIGLSLGLLGSGGSILTVPVLVFLLDQPEKLAIAGSLLIVGTVAFVGAIPWALRGQVDGRAVLLFGLPGMLGTVLGASVSTFLSGALQLTIFAVVMLLAASRMLRPAPAVAPAPARKRRLAAQGFGVGILTGIVGVGGGFLILPALVLLGGLAMHRAIGTSLSIISLNAWSGFVRHYLALAATGAVLDWRLLGILTAVGAGGSLVGQQVASRLPQQQLRRAFGAMLILMSAYMLWRSLPALLPG; the protein is encoded by the coding sequence ATGTACCTCGCCCTGATCGGCGCACTGGCGATCGGCCTGTCGCTGGGCCTGCTCGGCTCCGGCGGTTCGATCCTGACCGTGCCGGTGCTGGTGTTCCTGCTCGACCAGCCGGAGAAGCTGGCGATCGCCGGCTCGCTGCTGATCGTCGGCACGGTGGCCTTCGTCGGCGCGATCCCGTGGGCGCTGCGGGGTCAGGTCGATGGCCGCGCGGTGCTGCTGTTCGGGCTGCCCGGCATGCTCGGCACGGTGCTCGGCGCGAGTGTGTCCACCTTCCTGTCCGGTGCGCTGCAACTGACGATCTTCGCGGTGGTCATGCTGCTCGCTGCCTCGCGCATGCTGCGCCCGGCGCCGGCGGTGGCGCCCGCACCCGCGCGCAAGCGGCGGCTGGCGGCGCAGGGTTTTGGGGTGGGCATCCTGACCGGCATCGTCGGGGTGGGCGGTGGCTTCCTGATCCTGCCCGCACTGGTGCTGCTCGGCGGCCTCGCGATGCACCGCGCCATCGGTACCAGCCTGTCGATCATCAGCCTGAATGCCTGGAGCGGCTTCGTGCGGCATTACCTCGCGCTCGCCGCCACCGGCGCGGTGCTCGACTGGCGTTTGCTCGGGATCCTCACGGCGGTGGGGGCGGGCGGCAGCCTGGTCGGGCAGCAGGTCGCCAGCCGCTTGCCGCAGCAGCAGTTGCGCCGGGCCTTCGGTGCAATGCTGATCCTGATGAGTGCCTACATGCTGTGGCGCAGCCTGCCTGCGCTGCTGCCCGGATGA